In Blattabacterium cuenoti, the following proteins share a genomic window:
- the glpK gene encoding glycerol kinase GlpK has translation MKKYVLSLDQGTTSSRAIIFDRSGDIISVAQREFTQIYPYPGWVEHNAEEIWSTQASVALEAILKANLEGENIESIGITNQRETTVVWDKKTGEPIFNAIVWQDRRTSKYCDRIKGEGLTEMIRKKTGLIIDPYFSATKIKWILDNVPGAKKKAFSGSLAFGTIDSWLIWNLTGKEIHVTDVTNASRTMLFNIHTLNWDQELIDLFDIPKTMLPEVKSSSEIFGYTTGNILSHKIPISGIAGDQQAALFGQMCTKIGMVKNTYGTGCFMLMNVGENPVFSQNNLITTIAWKIKNKVQYALEGSVFIAGAVVQWLRDGLGLILSSNEAEILASSVENTEGLYMVPAFSGLGAPYWDQKARGTIVGITRGTSSAHFVRAALESIAFQNMDVLKAMEADSGISIKELRVDGGATVNKLLMQFQSDILNVKVVKSKISELTAAGAAYLAGLAVNYWTSLEEIQDKWRLEQIFEPKGMSSRLEMIQGWKRAIKTTRSWSNK, from the coding sequence ATGAAAAAGTATGTACTATCATTAGATCAAGGAACTACTAGTTCTAGAGCTATTATTTTTGATAGGAGTGGGGATATTATATCCGTAGCTCAAAGAGAATTTACACAAATTTATCCTTATCCTGGATGGGTAGAACATAATGCAGAAGAGATATGGTCTACGCAAGCATCAGTTGCATTAGAGGCTATATTAAAAGCAAATTTAGAAGGAGAAAATATTGAATCAATAGGAATTACCAATCAGAGAGAAACTACTGTAGTATGGGATAAAAAAACAGGAGAACCAATTTTTAATGCCATAGTATGGCAAGATCGACGAACATCAAAATACTGCGATCGAATAAAAGGAGAAGGTTTAACTGAAATGATTAGAAAAAAAACTGGATTAATCATAGATCCTTATTTTTCTGCTACAAAAATTAAGTGGATATTAGATAACGTTCCAGGAGCAAAGAAAAAAGCTTTTTCTGGATCTTTAGCTTTTGGAACGATAGATTCTTGGCTAATATGGAATTTGACTGGAAAGGAAATTCATGTAACAGATGTTACTAATGCATCTCGTACTATGCTTTTTAATATTCATACCCTTAATTGGGACCAAGAATTAATTGATTTATTTGATATTCCAAAAACAATGCTTCCAGAAGTAAAATCGTCAAGTGAAATATTCGGTTACACAACGGGTAATATTTTATCTCATAAAATTCCAATATCTGGTATTGCAGGAGATCAACAAGCTGCCCTTTTTGGTCAAATGTGTACTAAAATTGGGATGGTAAAAAATACTTATGGAACAGGATGTTTTATGTTAATGAATGTTGGGGAAAATCCAGTATTTTCTCAAAATAATTTAATAACTACAATTGCTTGGAAAATAAAAAATAAAGTTCAATACGCTTTAGAAGGAAGTGTTTTTATTGCAGGAGCTGTTGTACAATGGCTTAGGGACGGATTAGGTCTTATATTATCTTCAAATGAAGCTGAAATTTTAGCTTCATCAGTAGAAAATACAGAAGGATTATATATGGTTCCAGCATTCTCCGGATTAGGAGCTCCTTATTGGGATCAAAAAGCAAGAGGAACTATTGTTGGAATCACAAGAGGAACTTCTTCTGCTCATTTTGTACGTGCAGCGTTAGAAAGCATTGCTTTTCAAAATATGGATGTCTTAAAAGCAATGGAAGCAGATTCTGGGATTTCTATAAAAGAACTTCGTGTAGATGGAGGTGCTACTGTAAATAAGTTACTAATGCAATTTCAATCTGATATATTAAATGTTAAAGTTGTAAAATCAAAAATTTCAGAATTAACAGCAGCAGGAGCAGCTTATCTAGCTGGATTAGCAGTAAATTATTGGACTAGTTTAGAAGAAATTCAAGATAAATGGCGATTAGAACAAATTTTTGAACCAAAAGGAATGTCTAGTCGTTTAGAAATGATTCAAGGATGGAAAAGAGCTATAAAAACTACTCGTTCTTGGTCTAATAAATAA
- a CDS encoding glycerol-3-phosphate dehydrogenase/oxidase, which translates to MMKGFLNRDRFLNILENVENVWDIVIIGGGATGLGIALDSASRGYKTLLLEQSDFSKGTSSRSTKLVHGGIRYLAQGNIKLVYEALQERGLLLKNAPHLVKKKKFVIPIFSWRMAFLYWSGLKIYEWLAGTLSFGKSRFLSKNEIIHNFPGIKSNKLKGGILYYDGQFDDARLAINLAQTCVKNGGVLLNYFQVKNLIKKEDNKISGVIACDIETKKEYNIYSKIVINATGIFSDIISKMDDSTWPTLIKPSQGTHIILNKSFFSSSDAIVIPKTTDGRVLFCVPWYDHVLVGTTDTCLEKSVLEPKPLEEEIDFILQNFKKYFIFNPKKSDILSVFSGLRPLVLPKNSSSITKTKDISRSHKLMISASGLISIIGGKWTTYRKMAEETVNKAIEIGKFNKMPSITKNLKIYGSYSSYENKNFRWKKYGEDEYYIRKLIEENPLLGEPLISNCSYYSTKAEVIWMVRNEMARTIEDVLARRFRLLFLNAKKAVEIAPKIAKLMAKELSRDEKWEKSQITSFKELAMQYHYPQT; encoded by the coding sequence ATGATGAAAGGTTTTTTAAATAGAGATAGATTTTTAAACATTTTAGAAAATGTAGAAAATGTTTGGGACATTGTCATTATTGGAGGTGGAGCTACAGGATTAGGTATAGCTCTTGATTCTGCTTCTAGGGGATATAAAACTTTACTTTTAGAACAATCAGACTTTTCTAAGGGTACTTCTAGTAGAAGTACAAAATTAGTTCATGGTGGAATACGATATTTAGCTCAGGGAAATATAAAATTAGTTTATGAAGCTTTACAGGAAAGAGGTTTATTATTAAAAAATGCTCCTCATTTAGTTAAAAAGAAAAAATTTGTGATTCCAATTTTTAGTTGGAGAATGGCTTTTTTATATTGGAGTGGTTTAAAGATTTATGAATGGTTAGCCGGAACTTTAAGTTTTGGAAAATCAAGATTTCTATCTAAAAATGAAATTATTCATAATTTTCCAGGAATTAAAAGTAATAAATTAAAAGGAGGTATTCTATATTATGATGGACAATTTGATGATGCACGTTTAGCTATTAATTTAGCACAAACTTGTGTAAAAAATGGTGGTGTTTTATTAAATTATTTTCAAGTAAAGAATTTAATAAAAAAAGAAGATAATAAAATATCTGGAGTTATTGCTTGCGATATTGAAACTAAAAAAGAATATAATATTTATTCAAAAATAGTTATTAACGCTACAGGTATTTTTTCTGATATCATTTCAAAAATGGATGACTCTACTTGGCCAACATTAATAAAACCAAGCCAAGGGACACATATTATATTAAATAAATCGTTTTTTAGTAGTTCAGATGCTATAGTGATTCCAAAAACTACTGATGGTAGAGTTTTGTTTTGCGTTCCATGGTATGATCATGTTTTAGTTGGAACAACAGATACTTGTTTAGAAAAAAGTGTCCTAGAGCCAAAACCTTTAGAAGAAGAAATAGATTTTATTTTACAAAACTTCAAAAAATATTTTATTTTTAATCCAAAAAAAAGTGATATACTGAGCGTTTTTTCTGGATTAAGACCTCTTGTTTTACCTAAAAATTCATCTTCTATAACTAAAACCAAAGATATTTCAAGGTCTCATAAACTTATGATTAGTGCTTCTGGGCTGATAAGTATTATAGGTGGAAAATGGACAACATATAGAAAAATGGCGGAAGAAACGGTAAACAAAGCTATTGAAATAGGAAAATTTAATAAAATGCCATCTATAACAAAAAATCTTAAGATTTATGGATCTTATTCTTCATATGAAAATAAAAATTTCCGTTGGAAAAAATATGGAGAAGATGAATATTATATTAGAAAATTAATTGAAGAAAATCCTCTATTAGGAGAACCGTTAATATCCAATTGTTCTTATTATTCGACTAAGGCTGAAGTTATATGGATGGTTCGTAATGAAATGGCTAGAACTATTGAAGATGTTTTAGCAAGAAGATTTCGTCTTTTATTTTTAAACGCTAAAAAAGCAGTAGAGATAGCACCAAAAATAGCAAAATTAATGGCGAAGGAACTATCTAGAGATGAAAAATGGGAGAAATCACAAATAACTTCTTTCAAAGAATTAGCTATGCAATATCATTATCCACAGACTTAG
- the ffh gene encoding signal recognition particle protein, producing MFKNLQKKIDKSLQILKGNNKITEINIANSLKEISKALIDADVNYKIAKNFIKKVKEKSVGRQVITSLNPRQLMIKIVYDELVLLMGGKSKEINISKTKNPSIILICGLQGSGKTTFSAKLALFLKKKNYYPLLVAADIYRPAAVDQLKILVEKIDIPVFSKKTSDILDILDQSILYASKKKRNVIIIDTAGRLSIDKVMMDEIKNIYKYSNPDETLFVVDSMTGQDAINTAECFSNVLNFNGIVMTKLDGDSRGGAAITISSLIGKPIKFISNGERIEDIEVFHPDRIANRILGMGDVVSLVEKVQEQFDEKRTKNIYNKISKDRFNFEDLLEQFKQVRKIGSIKNIVSMIPGMEKFFGILNDKEDSFKEIETIILSMTPYERKNPKILNNISRRKRISVGSGISLNHIDSFLKKFYSMNKIMKKINTSSRQDLIKDFLSKMMQR from the coding sequence ATGTTTAAAAATTTACAAAAAAAAATTGATAAGTCTCTTCAAATTTTAAAGGGGAATAATAAAATAACGGAAATTAATATTGCAAATTCTTTGAAAGAAATTAGTAAAGCACTTATAGATGCAGATGTTAATTATAAAATTGCTAAAAATTTTATTAAAAAAGTTAAGGAAAAGTCTGTTGGAAGACAAGTAATTACTTCGTTAAACCCAAGACAATTAATGATAAAGATAGTATATGATGAATTAGTTTTGTTAATGGGTGGTAAGAGTAAGGAAATAAATATTTCTAAAACTAAAAATCCTTCTATTATATTAATATGTGGATTACAAGGAAGTGGAAAAACAACTTTTTCTGCTAAACTAGCTCTATTTTTAAAGAAAAAAAATTATTATCCATTATTAGTAGCTGCAGATATCTATCGTCCAGCAGCTGTAGATCAGTTAAAAATTCTTGTAGAAAAAATTGATATTCCTGTTTTTTCTAAAAAAACATCTGATATTTTAGATATATTAGATCAATCTATACTATACGCTTCTAAAAAAAAAAGAAATGTAATCATTATAGATACAGCTGGAAGATTATCTATTGATAAAGTTATGATGGATGAGATAAAAAATATCTACAAATATTCTAATCCAGATGAAACTTTATTTGTTGTAGATTCAATGACAGGACAAGATGCTATAAACACTGCTGAATGTTTTTCAAATGTATTGAATTTTAATGGAATTGTAATGACAAAATTAGATGGAGATAGTAGGGGAGGAGCTGCTATAACTATATCTAGTTTAATAGGTAAACCAATTAAATTCATTAGTAATGGAGAAAGAATAGAAGATATAGAAGTATTTCATCCAGATAGAATAGCTAACAGAATTTTGGGAATGGGAGATGTAGTTTCGTTGGTTGAAAAAGTACAAGAACAGTTTGATGAAAAAAGGACAAAAAATATTTATAATAAAATATCAAAAGATCGTTTCAATTTTGAAGATTTATTAGAACAGTTTAAACAAGTAAGAAAAATAGGAAGTATAAAAAATATTGTATCAATGATACCTGGTATGGAAAAGTTTTTTGGTATTTTAAATGATAAAGAAGATTCTTTTAAAGAAATAGAAACAATTATTTTATCAATGACTCCTTATGAAAGAAAAAATCCAAAAATACTTAATAATATTAGTAGGAGAAAAAGAATATCTGTAGGAAGTGGAATTTCATTAAATCATATAGATTCTTTTTTAAAAAAATTTTATAGTATGAATAAAATCATGAAAAAAATTAATACTAGTTCCAGACAGGATCTCATAAAAGATTTTTTGTCAAAAATGATGCAAAGGTAA